The following proteins are encoded in a genomic region of Vibrio spartinae:
- the xseA gene encoding exodeoxyribonuclease VII large subunit, with amino-acid sequence MLSANNQNIYTVSRLNAEVRLLLEHEMGIIWLLGEVSNFSAPVSGHWYLSLKDARAQVKCAMFKGNNRFVSFKPQNGQQVLVRARLSLYEPRGDYQLIIESMQAEGDGRLQQEFEQLKQKLTAEGLFAPGNKQPLPEHPQCIGIITSKTGAALFDILDVLKRRDPTLPVIIYPTMVQGEDAAIRIAQAIGRANARQECDVLIVGRGGGSLEDLWCFNHEIVARTIAASQIPIVSAVGHEIDITIADFVADVRAPTPSAAAELVSRDSSDKRTGLLNYHHRLNQAMRYYLAAQRQKSQTHQHALEKQHPSYRLERQIQQIDELSIRLQQAMQHYLTRHSQMVERTTNQLRYHSPQQQIQQQHYLLKKYEQRYIDAIERRLLSSRHQLALAAETLDAVSPLSTLRRGYSVTQNQSGQIVRSLNDVKLGECITTRLTDGTIRSTVIQSE; translated from the coding sequence GTGCTATCAGCAAACAACCAAAACATTTATACGGTATCCCGCCTTAATGCAGAAGTTCGTCTGCTCCTCGAACATGAGATGGGCATCATCTGGCTACTCGGTGAAGTATCTAATTTTTCCGCGCCTGTTTCAGGGCATTGGTACTTATCGCTGAAAGACGCTCGGGCACAGGTCAAGTGTGCGATGTTTAAAGGCAATAATCGTTTTGTCTCCTTTAAGCCCCAAAACGGACAGCAGGTTTTGGTCAGAGCACGTCTGTCGTTATACGAGCCGCGAGGCGACTATCAGTTAATTATTGAAAGTATGCAAGCCGAAGGTGATGGACGGCTACAACAAGAATTCGAGCAATTGAAGCAAAAGCTCACCGCGGAAGGACTATTTGCTCCCGGCAATAAGCAACCTTTGCCTGAGCATCCACAATGTATCGGTATCATTACATCCAAAACCGGTGCCGCACTGTTTGATATTCTCGATGTATTGAAACGCCGTGATCCGACACTGCCTGTGATTATCTATCCGACGATGGTGCAGGGAGAAGATGCTGCAATTCGAATCGCCCAAGCGATTGGCCGAGCCAACGCCCGCCAAGAGTGTGATGTGTTAATCGTTGGACGCGGAGGCGGCTCTCTGGAAGACTTGTGGTGTTTTAACCATGAGATTGTCGCCCGAACAATCGCAGCCAGCCAAATCCCGATTGTCAGTGCAGTCGGCCATGAAATTGATATAACTATTGCAGATTTTGTTGCCGACGTGCGAGCTCCGACACCTTCAGCCGCAGCCGAGCTAGTGAGCCGCGACAGTAGTGATAAACGGACCGGTCTGCTCAATTATCATCACCGTCTGAACCAAGCGATGCGTTACTATCTGGCAGCACAACGTCAGAAAAGCCAGACGCATCAGCATGCCTTGGAAAAACAACACCCAAGTTATCGTCTGGAACGACAAATTCAGCAGATAGATGAGTTGAGTATTCGCCTGCAACAAGCCATGCAGCATTACTTAACCAGACATTCGCAAATGGTAGAGCGAACCACTAATCAACTCAGATACCACTCTCCACAACAACAGATCCAGCAACAGCATTATCTGCTGAAAAAATATGAACAGCGCTATATTGATGCGATAGAAAGAAGATTGCTCAGCTCACGCCATCAACTGGCACTCGCAGCCGAGACATTGGATGCTGTCAGCCCGCTTTCGACGTTGAGACGAGGTTACTCCGTCACTCAAAACCAGTCCGGTCAGATTGTCCGGAGTCTGAACGATGTCAAACTCGGTGAATGCATCACCACCCGCCTCACTGATGGCACGATTCGCTCAACCGTCATTCAGTCTGAGTAG
- the guaB gene encoding IMP dehydrogenase, whose product MLRIAKEALTFDDVLLVPAHSTVLPNTAELKTRLTKNITLNIPMISASMDTVTEARLAIALAQEGGLGFIHKNMSIEQQAAQVRQVKIYEAGVVTSPVTVQPDQTIADVMALTEKHGFAGFPVVTENNELVGIITGRDVRFVTDLTKKVSVVMTPKERLAAVKEGTDRADVQEKMHRARVEKVLVVNDEFQLTGMITAKDFHKAEIAPNACKDELGRLRVGAAIGAGAGNEERVKALVEAGVDVLLIDSSHGHSEGVLQRIRETRATFPDLDIIGGNVATAEGARALIEAGVSAVKVGIGPGSICTTRIVTGVGVPQISAIGDAASVANEYDIPVIGDGGIRFSGDICKAIAAGASCVMVGSMLAGTEESPGEVVLYQGRSYKAYRGMGSLGAMSKGSSDRYFQSDNAADKLVPEGIEGRIAYKGLLKEIVHQQMGGLRSCMGLTGSATIEDLRTKAQFVRISGAGIQESHVHDVQITKEAPNYRLGS is encoded by the coding sequence ATGCTACGAATCGCCAAAGAAGCCCTGACTTTTGATGACGTATTGCTCGTCCCCGCCCATTCAACTGTTCTTCCGAATACTGCTGAACTGAAAACTCGGCTAACCAAAAATATCACGCTGAACATTCCAATGATTTCTGCGTCCATGGATACAGTCACTGAGGCTCGTCTTGCGATTGCTTTGGCTCAGGAAGGTGGGCTCGGCTTTATCCATAAGAATATGTCAATCGAGCAACAAGCTGCTCAGGTTCGTCAGGTCAAAATCTACGAAGCCGGGGTTGTGACTTCTCCTGTTACTGTTCAGCCAGATCAAACTATCGCCGATGTTATGGCTCTGACTGAAAAACATGGCTTTGCCGGATTCCCTGTCGTGACAGAAAATAATGAGCTGGTTGGTATTATCACTGGCCGTGATGTTCGTTTCGTGACGGATTTGACCAAAAAAGTCTCTGTGGTGATGACGCCAAAAGAACGTCTGGCAGCAGTAAAAGAGGGGACGGATCGTGCAGATGTTCAGGAAAAAATGCACCGAGCCCGTGTTGAAAAAGTTCTGGTTGTGAATGATGAATTCCAACTGACAGGGATGATCACCGCGAAAGATTTCCATAAAGCAGAAATTGCGCCGAATGCGTGTAAAGATGAGTTGGGACGTTTGCGTGTCGGTGCTGCTATCGGTGCTGGTGCTGGCAATGAAGAGCGTGTCAAAGCATTGGTTGAAGCTGGTGTCGATGTGTTGTTGATTGATTCTTCTCACGGTCATTCCGAAGGGGTTTTGCAACGGATTCGTGAAACTCGCGCGACATTCCCTGATTTAGATATTATCGGTGGCAACGTTGCAACAGCTGAAGGTGCTCGTGCACTGATTGAAGCTGGTGTGAGTGCGGTAAAAGTTGGGATCGGCCCAGGTTCTATCTGTACCACTCGTATTGTCACTGGTGTTGGGGTTCCACAAATTTCAGCCATCGGTGATGCAGCATCAGTTGCCAATGAATATGATATTCCGGTGATTGGGGATGGTGGTATCCGCTTCTCAGGTGATATCTGTAAAGCAATCGCAGCCGGCGCATCTTGCGTGATGGTTGGTTCGATGCTTGCCGGTACAGAAGAATCTCCGGGAGAAGTGGTTCTTTATCAAGGTCGTTCTTATAAAGCTTATCGTGGTATGGGCTCACTGGGCGCGATGTCAAAAGGCTCTTCAGATCGTTACTTTCAGTCGGATAATGCGGCCGATAAGTTAGTTCCTGAAGGCATTGAAGGGCGTATTGCATACAAAGGTCTGCTGAAAGAAATCGTTCATCAACAAATGGGCGGACTACGCTCTTGTATGGGATTGACAGGCTCTGCAACCATTGAAGATCTGCGTACCAAGGCTCAATTTGTACGAATTTCTGGTGCTGGTATTCAAGAATCCCACGTCCACGATGTTCAAATTACCAAAGAAGCACCAAACTATCGTTTAGGGTCATAA
- the guaA gene encoding glutamine-hydrolyzing GMP synthase yields MTKNIHDQRILILDFGSQYTQLVARRVREIGVYCELWSWDVDEADIREFNPNGIILSGGPESVTEDNSPRAPQYVFDCGVPVLGVCYGMQTMAEQLGGRVSGSTEREFGYAQVQVVQESKLFEGLRDSVTEDNSALLDVWMSHGDKVIEIPMGFTQVAQTDTCPYAAMANEEKKYYGVQFHPEVTHTKQGLKMLENFVFGACGCERLWTPSSIIEDAVARIKETVGDDEVLLALSGGVDSSVVAMLVQRAIGDKLTCVFVDNGLLRLNEGQQVMDMFGDHFGLNIIKVDAEERFLNALTGKSDPEEKRKVIGHEFIEVFDEEASKLKNAKWLAQGTIYPDVIESAASKTGKAHVIKSHHNVGGLPEDMEMGLVEPLRELFKDEVRKIGLELGLPYDMLYRHPFPGPGLGVRVLGEIKKEYCDLLRRADAIFIEELHAADLYNQVSQAFTVFLPVRSVGVMGDGRKYDWVVSLRAVETIDFMTAHWAHLPYEFLGKVSNRIINEVNGISRVVYDISGKPPATIEWE; encoded by the coding sequence ATGACCAAAAACATTCATGACCAACGGATCCTTATCCTAGATTTTGGTTCACAATACACGCAGCTTGTCGCACGTCGTGTTCGTGAAATTGGCGTATATTGCGAACTATGGAGCTGGGATGTCGATGAAGCCGACATTCGAGAATTTAATCCGAACGGCATCATATTATCAGGTGGCCCTGAAAGTGTGACCGAGGACAACTCTCCTCGCGCACCACAATATGTCTTTGATTGTGGCGTGCCTGTTTTGGGCGTTTGCTACGGTATGCAGACCATGGCAGAACAATTGGGCGGAAGAGTCTCCGGTTCGACCGAGCGTGAATTTGGCTATGCTCAGGTTCAGGTGGTTCAGGAATCGAAGCTGTTTGAAGGCCTGCGTGATAGCGTCACTGAAGATAACAGTGCGCTGTTAGATGTTTGGATGAGCCATGGTGATAAAGTCATCGAGATTCCAATGGGATTCACCCAAGTTGCACAAACGGATACTTGTCCGTACGCAGCAATGGCAAATGAAGAGAAAAAATACTACGGCGTGCAGTTCCATCCTGAAGTGACCCACACCAAGCAAGGGCTGAAAATGCTGGAGAACTTCGTGTTTGGTGCCTGTGGTTGTGAACGTTTGTGGACGCCGAGCTCAATTATTGAAGATGCGGTTGCCCGAATTAAAGAAACTGTCGGTGACGATGAAGTCCTTCTGGCGCTGTCCGGTGGTGTCGATTCATCGGTTGTTGCGATGTTGGTTCAGCGTGCTATCGGTGACAAGCTGACCTGTGTTTTCGTTGATAACGGCTTGTTGCGTCTTAACGAAGGCCAGCAGGTGATGGATATGTTCGGTGACCATTTTGGACTGAATATTATCAAAGTTGATGCTGAAGAGCGTTTTCTTAATGCATTGACTGGCAAGTCAGATCCAGAAGAGAAACGAAAAGTAATCGGGCACGAGTTCATTGAAGTCTTTGATGAAGAAGCCAGTAAATTGAAAAATGCCAAATGGCTTGCGCAGGGGACCATCTATCCGGATGTCATCGAATCTGCCGCTTCTAAGACGGGTAAAGCACATGTGATTAAATCTCACCACAATGTGGGTGGATTACCAGAAGATATGGAAATGGGCTTGGTTGAACCGTTACGTGAGTTATTTAAAGATGAAGTGCGTAAAATTGGTTTAGAGCTCGGCCTGCCATACGACATGCTATATCGTCATCCATTCCCCGGTCCGGGTCTGGGTGTCCGGGTTTTAGGTGAAATCAAGAAAGAATATTGTGATTTACTGCGCCGCGCTGATGCAATCTTCATTGAAGAATTACACGCTGCTGATTTGTATAACCAAGTCTCGCAAGCGTTCACGGTCTTCCTTCCTGTTCGCTCGGTTGGCGTAATGGGTGATGGTCGTAAATACGATTGGGTTGTCTCGCTACGTGCCGTAGAAACGATCGACTTTATGACCGCGCATTGGGCACACTTACCATACGAATTCCTAGGTAAGGTATCTAATCGCATCATCAATGAAGTGAATGGCATTTCCCGCGTTGTTTACGATATCTCAGGTAAGCCACCGGCAACAATTGAGTGGGAATAA
- a CDS encoding tyrosine-type recombinase/integrase, translating into MLTDTKLRNLKPKDKLYKVNDRDGLYVAVTKAGSISFRYNYSINGRQETITFGRYGVGGITLAEARERLNEAKRMVIDGKSPAKEKARAKARTKDAETFGAWAIKWLRGYQMADSTRDMRRSVYARELKEKFGNWKLTEITHEDLRALTDAIVERGAPATAVHTRDIVLQVYRWAIERGQKVENPADLVRPASIARFEPRDRTLTPAEIGLMYRYMEKVGTTPSIRAAVKLLLLTMVRKSELTNATWSEINFSEALWTIPKERMKRRKPHLVFLSRQAMDILIALKTFAGGSDYILPSRYDSDAPMSSATMNRVMDLTYKAAQKDGQSLSKFGPHDLRRTASTLLHEAGYNTDWIEKCLAHEQKGVRAVYNKAEYREQRAAMLQDWADMIDEWTR; encoded by the coding sequence ATGCTGACTGATACCAAGCTACGCAATCTCAAACCCAAAGATAAACTATACAAAGTCAATGACCGTGATGGCCTCTATGTTGCTGTCACCAAAGCGGGATCTATTTCTTTTCGCTACAACTACTCGATCAATGGCAGGCAAGAAACCATCACCTTTGGCCGCTACGGAGTAGGGGGTATCACGTTAGCAGAAGCGCGCGAGCGTCTCAATGAAGCGAAGAGAATGGTTATTGATGGAAAGTCACCGGCCAAAGAGAAAGCCCGTGCGAAGGCGAGAACGAAAGATGCTGAAACATTTGGTGCCTGGGCTATAAAATGGCTGCGTGGCTATCAGATGGCTGATTCTACCCGGGATATGCGTCGTTCAGTCTATGCCCGAGAACTTAAAGAAAAATTTGGTAACTGGAAGCTTACAGAAATTACCCATGAAGATCTGCGAGCACTGACTGACGCAATAGTAGAGCGTGGCGCGCCCGCAACGGCTGTACACACGCGTGACATTGTACTCCAGGTGTATCGGTGGGCAATTGAACGGGGCCAGAAAGTTGAGAACCCGGCAGACTTGGTGAGGCCCGCAAGTATCGCTCGATTTGAGCCAAGAGACCGAACGTTAACACCGGCTGAAATCGGTTTGATGTATCGTTATATGGAAAAAGTTGGAACCACACCTTCGATTCGTGCTGCGGTAAAATTGCTATTGCTGACTATGGTACGTAAAAGCGAATTAACCAATGCAACTTGGAGTGAAATTAACTTTAGCGAAGCGCTGTGGACGATTCCGAAAGAAAGAATGAAACGACGAAAACCTCACTTGGTGTTTTTGTCACGCCAGGCGATGGACATTCTTATTGCCTTGAAGACATTTGCCGGTGGGTCTGATTACATTCTTCCTTCCCGTTATGACTCTGATGCTCCCATGAGTAGTGCGACGATGAACCGAGTTATGGATTTGACATACAAGGCCGCTCAAAAGGACGGTCAGTCACTAAGTAAGTTTGGGCCGCATGACCTGCGTCGAACAGCGAGTACCTTATTGCATGAAGCTGGATACAACACGGATTGGATAGAAAAATGCCTTGCGCACGAACAGAAAGGGGTGAGGGCAGTTTATAACAAAGCCGAGTACCGAGAACAGCGCGCGGCCATGTTGCAGGATTGGGCTGACATGATTGATGAGTGGACTCGTTAA
- a CDS encoding reverse transcriptase family protein, which produces MNLQPKYTQKPIGSIEALANLLNLSLQDLEKLIVSSNDDYIVANKIEKDDGSLRVTYKAKPKLRAVLDSIKSRIFDKVEHPDYITAGQIGKSYIDNAKVHINSRMLMSEDIRNFFPSISIKEVNRIFQHFFCFPPKVSNALSELSTKEGYLVQGSPLSGEIANLVFYRDEPELVKYCQVQGLRYTRYYDDIHISSDEKEFNELIPHLKSEIYRIFGKSGVKPHRSKKKSHFSSCSSRLSVHDVTVNSKKTNPSHKRISQVRKLLFTYEHMVDNNFNIEDIIKKYRSILGHINTLQQQGYSKAGKLKEQLSLITCRISESEAKKYARKYRKVKSKKELTQFSSKVYILKRISGRVAMVINSEKKSANDKIKKKLSRNRNI; this is translated from the coding sequence GTGAATCTACAGCCTAAATACACACAGAAACCAATTGGTAGTATCGAAGCTTTAGCTAATTTATTGAATTTATCGTTACAAGATCTTGAGAAGCTCATAGTATCATCAAACGATGACTATATCGTAGCTAATAAAATTGAGAAAGATGATGGCAGTCTAAGAGTTACATACAAAGCAAAACCAAAACTTCGTGCCGTTTTAGATTCCATAAAATCAAGAATTTTTGATAAGGTTGAGCATCCTGACTATATAACAGCAGGACAAATAGGAAAAAGTTATATCGACAATGCAAAAGTTCATATTAATTCACGCATGTTAATGTCTGAGGATATAAGAAATTTTTTCCCGTCAATTAGTATCAAAGAAGTCAACCGTATTTTTCAACACTTTTTCTGCTTTCCTCCTAAAGTATCAAATGCACTTAGCGAGCTAAGTACAAAAGAAGGCTATTTAGTTCAAGGCAGTCCCTTAAGTGGTGAAATAGCCAATCTAGTATTCTACCGAGATGAGCCAGAACTTGTTAAATATTGCCAAGTTCAGGGACTAAGATATACACGTTACTACGATGATATTCATATTAGCTCTGATGAGAAAGAATTCAATGAGTTAATTCCTCATCTAAAATCAGAAATCTATCGAATATTCGGAAAATCTGGGGTAAAACCTCATAGATCTAAGAAAAAAAGCCATTTTAGTTCGTGTTCATCTCGGCTTTCTGTACACGATGTCACTGTTAACTCAAAAAAGACTAATCCTTCCCATAAGAGAATATCTCAAGTGAGGAAGTTACTATTCACATATGAACATATGGTAGATAATAACTTTAATATAGAAGACATTATAAAAAAATACCGTTCAATTCTCGGGCACATAAACACTCTTCAGCAACAAGGTTACTCAAAAGCAGGAAAATTAAAAGAACAATTATCCTTGATAACTTGTAGAATAAGCGAGTCTGAGGCAAAAAAATACGCTAGAAAATATCGGAAAGTTAAGTCAAAGAAAGAGCTAACCCAATTTAGTTCAAAAGTATATATTCTAAAAAGAATTAGTGGCAGAGTAGCTATGGTTATAAACTCAGAAAAAAAATCTGCAAATGATAAAATTAAGAAAAAGCTATCTCGTAATAGAAATATATAA
- a CDS encoding helix-turn-helix domain-containing protein: MLAIGKTIKEFRQLRGLSLNQVAEEANMDKSYLSKIENEKRDPSLSSLSRISKALNVPLNILILMCEEPSDSPFSEFTESLKSIAREIVKSESTA; this comes from the coding sequence ATGTTAGCGATCGGTAAAACTATTAAAGAATTCAGGCAACTACGTGGACTATCTTTAAATCAGGTGGCTGAAGAAGCTAATATGGATAAATCTTATCTATCCAAAATAGAAAATGAAAAGCGAGATCCTTCTTTATCATCATTATCTCGAATCAGTAAAGCACTTAATGTTCCTTTAAATATACTTATTTTGATGTGTGAAGAGCCCTCTGATAGTCCTTTCTCCGAATTTACAGAAAGTCTAAAATCAATAGCGAGAGAAATCGTAAAAAGTGAATCTACAGCCTAA
- a CDS encoding transcriptional regulator yields the protein MKIFETEMDALERLGQFYIPVWENSDNSVANAIRIFREKWHSYSEESKSHNIINLIKQVIDPVVSEYLSSLPNQYLSFCPISREKCNYSDLIKLRGFRYTADQIHFYLRDFVDKSSHTEQDILFISTQDMLKSLLMICEGKKTNRSKLAPDISLKADKKTRLCALCGNPTEFSQFMHTWTKHGYIERENNDRDNDEKAGKKKRPDLSTNYCLTHRPKLHDGSWNSLYKQAKRSSEQFEQEVLRLRRQIAHPDRHNAKSGDKLIDEYFYHYMLDSSLNPTNVPELRNLARKMVDYRLTDNKKRMLVLRKQNRSNEKIGILLGEITGKPLSNQAVSKALGTIREEFQLPTSKTNEKI from the coding sequence ATGAAAATATTTGAAACTGAGATGGATGCGTTAGAACGACTAGGTCAGTTTTATATCCCTGTATGGGAGAATTCTGACAACTCTGTGGCAAATGCCATTCGCATTTTTAGAGAGAAATGGCATTCATACTCGGAAGAGTCTAAAAGCCACAACATCATAAACTTGATTAAACAGGTGATTGATCCCGTGGTATCGGAATACTTAAGTAGCCTTCCAAACCAGTATTTGTCCTTTTGCCCTATCTCAAGAGAAAAGTGTAACTATAGTGACCTCATCAAGTTGAGAGGTTTTCGTTATACGGCCGACCAAATTCACTTTTATTTACGCGACTTTGTTGATAAGAGCTCCCACACAGAGCAAGACATACTATTCATATCGACTCAAGATATGCTCAAATCATTGCTTATGATTTGTGAAGGAAAAAAAACCAACAGATCAAAGCTAGCGCCTGATATCAGTTTAAAAGCGGATAAAAAAACACGACTATGCGCCCTGTGTGGAAACCCAACAGAGTTTTCACAGTTCATGCACACATGGACAAAACACGGATATATTGAGAGAGAAAACAATGATCGTGACAATGATGAAAAAGCAGGAAAGAAAAAGCGACCGGATCTGAGTACGAATTACTGTCTAACCCATCGCCCCAAGCTTCATGATGGTTCTTGGAATTCTCTATATAAGCAAGCCAAACGCTCTTCAGAACAATTTGAGCAAGAAGTCTTGAGACTACGACGCCAAATCGCACATCCAGACCGTCATAACGCTAAGTCCGGAGATAAATTAATTGATGAGTACTTTTACCACTACATGCTGGACTCTTCACTGAATCCAACTAATGTACCCGAGCTGCGCAACTTAGCACGCAAGATGGTAGATTATCGACTAACCGACAATAAAAAACGCATGTTGGTTCTTCGTAAACAAAACCGTTCTAATGAAAAAATTGGTATATTGCTGGGTGAAATCACAGGTAAGCCTTTGTCAAACCAGGCAGTGTCTAAGGCCTTGGGAACGATTCGAGAAGAATTTCAGCTACCAACGTCCAAAACTAATGAGAAAATTTAG
- a CDS encoding helix-turn-helix transcriptional regulator translates to MNPSMTNKTLINRKTLLSMIPLSDRTIYNLEQRGEFPRRIVLTSRSVAWDLAEVENWIEEKRRSALKAARPGFIW, encoded by the coding sequence ATGAATCCATCAATGACAAACAAAACGCTGATAAATCGCAAGACCTTACTCAGCATGATCCCTTTGTCTGATCGAACCATCTATAACCTGGAACAGCGTGGTGAGTTTCCTCGTCGTATTGTTCTGACCAGCCGAAGTGTTGCTTGGGACCTAGCTGAGGTTGAGAACTGGATAGAAGAAAAGCGCAGGTCTGCGTTAAAAGCCGCAAGACCCGGTTTTATTTGGTAA
- a CDS encoding replication protein RepA, translating into MTLKDVTDVQARGTTRQKSASGASDKLELSTKYIDNIIAIQECSAQEANELGFIARLLIQATIPHSKPKSSEWSRKNGNFTMHMMAPSSVGLPYGCYARLLLVWMTTQAVRNKSRLDKGYIDETEARRLELGNSQRSFMAELGLSGTGGKDGSIPRLREQMSKLFKTTISVMFTEHNEGDEYISEDEIGARVADVSHIWWSTKHPDQNSLWGSWVELSPKFFQLITDKPVPLDMRVLRLIKRSPMALDIYCWATYRVSYLKRSTVIPWEGLMDQIGANYPNTAQGHRDFRKRFLDGLKKVQYAWPELDATSTEKGLLLKPSAPQVPRRTKR; encoded by the coding sequence ATGACGCTTAAAGATGTAACGGATGTTCAGGCTAGGGGAACCACTCGGCAAAAAAGTGCCTCGGGTGCCAGCGATAAACTAGAGCTAAGCACGAAATATATAGACAACATCATAGCAATCCAGGAGTGCAGTGCTCAGGAGGCTAATGAACTCGGTTTTATTGCACGGCTTTTGATTCAAGCAACCATACCGCATAGCAAACCCAAATCGAGTGAGTGGAGTCGCAAGAATGGTAATTTCACAATGCACATGATGGCCCCCTCATCGGTAGGTTTGCCTTACGGTTGCTATGCACGTTTGCTTCTGGTTTGGATGACCACTCAAGCAGTAAGAAATAAGTCCAGATTGGATAAAGGTTATATCGATGAGACAGAGGCACGCAGGCTTGAATTAGGAAATTCTCAGAGAAGTTTTATGGCCGAACTAGGGTTATCGGGAACTGGGGGGAAAGATGGTTCTATTCCTCGTTTGCGTGAGCAGATGAGCAAACTTTTTAAAACCACCATTAGCGTTATGTTTACGGAACATAATGAAGGTGATGAATATATTTCTGAGGATGAGATTGGTGCCAGAGTAGCGGATGTTTCACATATATGGTGGAGCACAAAGCACCCAGATCAAAATTCATTATGGGGCTCTTGGGTAGAACTGTCGCCAAAGTTTTTTCAACTGATAACCGATAAACCAGTTCCTCTAGATATGAGGGTTTTGCGGTTGATTAAGCGCTCTCCTATGGCTCTCGATATATATTGCTGGGCAACATATCGAGTCAGCTATTTAAAACGTTCAACAGTCATTCCTTGGGAAGGGCTAATGGACCAAATAGGTGCCAATTATCCTAATACTGCTCAGGGGCATCGAGATTTCAGAAAACGGTTTCTCGATGGGCTTAAAAAAGTTCAATATGCATGGCCAGAGCTAGATGCTACTTCAACCGAAAAAGGATTGCTTTTGAAACCAAGTGCTCCACAAGTACCTCGACGGACAAAGCGATAG
- the traJ gene encoding conjugal transfer transcriptional regulator TraJ, translating to MANNTNKSTRKNSPPIKVYCLPEERALIESLSAQAGLSISTYLREVGQGYRIQGVTDVEQVRELVRVNGDLGRLGGLLKLWLSNDTKVANVGVNTILAVLNRIEATQDQMSTLMESILRPRADQ from the coding sequence ATGGCGAACAACACGAACAAGAGCACTAGAAAGAACAGCCCACCGATTAAGGTTTACTGTCTGCCAGAGGAGCGTGCGTTGATTGAATCGCTGTCCGCGCAAGCCGGTCTTAGTATTTCTACTTATCTACGTGAAGTCGGCCAAGGTTATCGCATTCAAGGTGTTACCGATGTTGAACAGGTACGCGAACTGGTAAGAGTGAATGGTGACTTAGGGCGTTTGGGTGGTTTGCTTAAGTTATGGCTTAGTAATGATACCAAGGTAGCGAATGTGGGAGTCAATACAATCTTAGCGGTGCTTAATCGTATTGAAGCGACGCAAGATCAAATGAGCACGCTTATGGAGTCTATTCTTCGGCCGAGGGCGGACCAATGA